The Lactuca sativa cultivar Salinas chromosome 2, Lsat_Salinas_v11, whole genome shotgun sequence genome includes a window with the following:
- the LOC111909679 gene encoding phytyl ester synthase 1, chloroplastic: MFVEATPSIVNLSPCFALKSGYKNQFSRVSVKCTQTAADSSLVESTDSVKVNGVSLNQRVGSLNDVERREFLGSNAIIDDKSRWKEEKLEPLWDDGYGTQSVKDYLDLAKDFIKPDGGPPRWFCPVVADGNETPLPNSPVLLFLPGMDGLGLGLILHHKSLKKVFEVRCLHIPVQDRTPFEDLVTFVEETLKFEHALFPNRPIYLVGDSFGGCLALAVAARNPAIDLVVILSNPATSFDRSQLQPLFPALEVMPDTLHVTIPYLLSFVMGDPLKMAMVTAETSLTPNVGKVADNLTALLPRLSGLSDIIPRSTLLWKLKLLKSAAAYTNSRLHAVKAEVLVLASGKDNMLPSSNEAQRLSKTLQNCKICYFKDNGHTLLLEDGMNLLTIIKGRLKYRRTWKHDFVKDFIPPSMLEYKSALGGNGWFQIATSPVMFSTLEDGRIVRGLSGIPDEGPVLLVGYHMLMGLELAPIILEFLREKKVMVRGVAHPELFKMNSTNELPEFSYVDLMKVFGALPVTPTNLFKLFSSKSFALLYPGGAREALHRKGEEYKLFWPDEPEFVRMAAKFGATIIPFGSVGEDDITELVLDYDDMMKIPILNNYIKKSNEEAINVRAEMDGEVGNQDLFLPGLVPKVPGRFYYLFGKPIQTKGKEKMLKDRENAKELYMEIKSEVEKSMAYLIKKREEDPYRGIVNRLVNQPILTPVHQVPTFEP, from the exons ATGTTTGTAGAAGCTACACCATCAATTGTGAATTTGTCACCATGTTTTGCTTTGAAATCTGGTTACAAGAATCAATTCTCTCGAGTTTCAGTTAAGTGCACACAAACAGCAGCAGATTCATCTCTTGTGGAGTCTACAGATTCAGTTAAAGTAAATGGAGTTTCTTTAAATCAGAGAGTTGGGTCTCTGAATGATGTTGAAAGGAGGGAGTTTCTTGGTTCAAATGCTATTATAGATGACAAGAGTCGATGGAAAGAAGAAAAGCTTGAACCTTTGTGGGATGATGGATATGGAACTCAGAGTGTGAAAGATTACCTTGATTTAGCCAAAGACTTCATTAAACCCGATGGTGGACCTCCCAGATGGTTTTGCCCTGTTGTTGCAGATGGGAATGAAACTCCTTTACCCAATTCACCTGTTCTTCTGTTTTTACCAG GGATGGATGGGCTTGGTTTAGGTCTCATTTTGCACCACAAATCTCTTAAAAA GGTGTTTGAAGTTCGATGCTTACACATCCCAGTTCAAGATCGAACGCCATTTGAAG ATTTGGTGACATTTGTGGAGGAAACCTTGAAGTTTGAGCATGCTTTATTTCCAAATAGGCCGATATATCTTGTTGGAGATTCTTTTGGAGGCTGTTTAGCTCTTGCAGTTGCTGCACGTAATCCAGCTATAGATCTTGTAGTTATACTCTCAAATCCAG CAACTTCATTTGACAGGTCACAACTGCAGCCTTTGTTTCCTGCTTTAGAGGTCATGCCTGATACACTTCATGTCACAATCCCTTATCTTCTTAGCTTTGTTATGG GTGATCCTTTAAAGATGGCAATGGTGACTGCTGAAACCTCACTTACTCCAAATGTTGGGAAAGTAGCTGACAATCTTACTGCTTTGCTTCCTCGCCTTTCG GGGTTGTCTGATATTATTCCAAGATCAACACTTTTATGGAAGCTGAAATTACTGAAATCTGCTGCTGCATACACTAATTCTCGGCTTCATGCTGTTAAAGCTGAAGTTCTAGTTCTTGCAAG TGGAAAAGATAACATGCTTCCAAGTAGCAATGAAGCTCAAAGGCTTTCAAAAACGTTGCAAAACTGCAAGATATGTTACTTTAAGGACAATGGCCACACTCTTTTACTG GAAGATGGTATGAATTTGTTAACAATAATCAAAGGAAGATTAAAATACCGAAGAACATGGAAACATGACTTTGTAAAAGACTTCATACCCCCTAGCATGTTAGAGTACAAAAGTGCCCTTGGAGGAAACGG gtGGTTTCAAATTGCTACAAGTCCAGTGATGTTTTCAACTTTAGAAGATGGAAGAATAGTGAGGGGACTTAGTGGGATTCCAGATGAAGGTCCTGTTTTGTTAGTTGGTTATCATATGCTGATGGGATTAGAACTTGCTCCAATTATTTTAGAGTTTTTAAGGGAAAAAAAAGTTATGGTTCGTGGTGTGGCCCACCCTGAGCTTTTTAAAATGAATTCTACAAATGAGCTTCcggaattttcttatgttgatttGATGAAAGTTTTTGGTGCTTTACCTGTTACTCCAACCAATCTCTTCAAATTGTTTTCCTCAAAATCATTTGCATTGCTCTACCCTGGTGGTGCACGTGAGGCTCTTCATCGTAAG GGTgaggaatacaagttgttttggcCTGATGAACCCGAATTTGTAAGAATGGCAGCAAAGTTCGGGGCTACAATCATACCATTTGGAAGTGTTGGAGAAGATGACATCACTGAG TTGGTTCTTGACTATGATGACATGATGAAAATCCCTATCCTAAACAATTACATAAAAAAATCAAACGAAGAGGCTATCAATGTAAG GGCTGAAATGGATGGAGAAGTTGGTAATCAGGACTTATTCCTTCCAGGCCTTGTACCAAAGGTACCTGGTCGCTTCTACTATTTATTTGGGAAGCCAATACAAACAAAGGGAAAAGAAAAGATGTTGAAAGATAGAGAAAATGCAAAAGAGTTGTATATGGAGATAAAGTCTGAAGTGGAAAAGAGTATGGCTTATTTGATTAAGAAGAGAGAGGAGGATCCTTATCGTGGGATTGTTAATAGACTTGTAAATCAACCGATTTTAACCCCCGTGCATCAAGTTCCCACATTTGAGCCttga